Proteins encoded in a region of the Zea mays cultivar B73 chromosome 4, Zm-B73-REFERENCE-NAM-5.0, whole genome shotgun sequence genome:
- the LOC100281662 gene encoding senescence-induced receptor-like serine/threonine-protein kinase has product MDAAMALALLFFCVLLLASGAIAFLLIRHCLARAPPHRHRQAQPEAAAKQLQQQALLAIKKEPAPRRLAWREVEALTGGFDEAAVVGRGGSSTVYLARLLDGSPVAVKVHRWCGGERRLRAFRQELDLLRRLRHPHIVALLAYSDDHEDEGALVLEYLGGGTLADALHGTAAAPLPWAQRMRVLHDVACALEHLHGGGGGGASVVHGDVSASNVLLSDGGVRLCDLGSACEGFSAAVAPARAAVASPGYADPFFLRTGIVSSRSDVYGFGVLLLEAVTGLPAASEAENLTARILPRVRARGVAGLVDGRLGDGGHDEEEAAGVARLAVECVAAQPGLRPSMAQVRAAIAEKAARSIAKAGCGHHIQLSKLLELT; this is encoded by the exons ATGGACGCGGCCATGGCGCTCGCCTTGCTCTTCTTCTGCGTCCTCCTGCTGGCCTCCGGCGCCATCGCCTTCCTCCTCATCCGCCACTGCCTCGCGCGAGCACCTCCTCATCGTCATCGTCAGGCACAGCCCGAAGCAGCGGCCAAGCAGCTGCAGCAGCAAGCGTTACTAGCCATCAAGAAGGAGCCGGCACCGCGGCGGCTGGCGTGGCGGGAGGTGGAGGCGCTGACCGGCGGCTTCGACGAGGCCGCCGTGGTAGGCCGCGGCGGCTCCAGCACCGTCTACCTCGCCAGGCTCCTGGACGGCTCGCCCGTCGCCGTCAAGGTGCACCGCTGGTGCGGCGGCGAGCGCCGGCTGCGCGCCTTCCGCCAGGAGCTCGACCTGCTCCGCCGACTCCGACACCCGCACATCGTCGCGCTCCTCGCCTACTCCGACGACCACG AGGATGAGGGCGCGCTGGTGCTGGAGTACCTCGGCGGCGGCACGCTGGCGGACGCGCTCCACGGCACGGCGGCGGCCCCGCTGCCGTGGGCGCAGCGCATGCGCGTCCTCCACGACGTGGCGTGCGCGCTGGAGCAcctgcacggcggcggcggcggcggggcctCCGTGGTGCACGGCGACGTGTCGGCGTCCAACGTGCTCCTCTCCGACGGCGGCGTGCGGCTCTGCGACCTGGGCTCCGCCTGCGAGGGCTTCTCGGCGGCCGTGGCGCCGGCGCGCGCCGCCGTGGCGTCGCCGGGCTACGCCGACCCTTTCTTCCTGCGCACGGGCATCGTGTCCAGCAGGTCCGACGTGTACGGCTTCGGCGTGCTGCTGCTGGAGGCCGTCACGGGCCTGCCGGCGGCGTCCGAGGCCGAGAACCTGACGGCGCGGATCCTGCCACGCGTCAGGGCGCGCGGGGTGGCGGGGCTCGTCGACGGCaggctcggggacggcgggcaCGACGAGGAGGAGGCCGCCGGCGTGGCCAGGCTCGCCGTGGAGTGCGTGGCGGCGCAGCCCGGGCTGCGGCCGTCGATGGCGCAGGTGCGCGCCGCCATCGCGGAGAAGGCGGCGAGGTCCATCGCCAAGGCGGGTTGCGGCCACCATATCCAGCTCAGCAAGCTGCTAGAGCTCACATGA